Proteins encoded in a region of the Rhodococcus sp. SBT000017 genome:
- a CDS encoding TetR/AcrR family transcriptional regulator: MPYRRTPAVQARLDAARKKLFAAAIEVLSTQGYAGLSVASVAAAAGVSSGSVYTHFEGKSDLVVAIFREVCSREVAAVVTACEHGSAVERVTAVVQTFAGRALKNRTMAYALLAEPVDPAVDAERLVFRQKFTDAFADAIVSGIEAGEIPEQDAAISAAALVGAVGEVMVGPLSSHDSVDPIPSLVALSLRALGVRDGHA, encoded by the coding sequence ATGCCGTACCGAAGAACCCCTGCAGTGCAGGCCAGGCTCGATGCCGCACGCAAGAAACTCTTCGCCGCCGCCATCGAGGTCCTCTCGACGCAGGGGTACGCCGGCCTGTCGGTGGCGTCGGTCGCCGCGGCAGCAGGGGTGTCCTCCGGCAGCGTCTACACCCATTTCGAGGGGAAGTCGGATCTTGTGGTCGCGATCTTCCGCGAGGTCTGCAGTCGGGAGGTTGCCGCAGTGGTCACCGCGTGCGAGCACGGCAGCGCCGTCGAGCGAGTGACCGCAGTGGTGCAGACCTTCGCCGGACGCGCCCTGAAGAACCGGACGATGGCGTATGCCCTGCTGGCCGAACCGGTTGACCCGGCCGTCGACGCCGAGCGGTTGGTGTTCCGGCAGAAATTCACCGATGCCTTCGCCGACGCGATCGTGTCGGGCATCGAAGCCGGAGAGATCCCCGAGCAGGACGCGGCGATCTCGGCAGCGGCTCTGGTCGGTGCCGTCGGCGAAGTGATGGTCGGCCCGTTGTCCTCGCACGATTCGGTGGATCCAATACCCAGTCTTGTCGCATTGTCGTTGCGCGCGTTAGGAGTTCGAGATGGACACGCATGA
- a CDS encoding IclR family transcriptional regulator, with the protein MTTESASKQQPLLVLGKITEILDAFSFDRPSMTLGEIQQTTGLPTSTVQRLVTNLVQQGFLDRGGDRIRIGVRMAYWAATATKDLDVLSVVNPVLKDMRDLTTETACFFRPEQNYRVCVAIAETRHALRRDMYVGKVIPLSAGSASRVLLAWDDELAERVLSRELESMTAQTVTEAETMRTLLAQTRADGYAITTGERETGASGLSAPVFDSAADTVGAVTISGPTLRMPQSQCEDWVDLLISHAERITRTLGGRYPA; encoded by the coding sequence GTGACCACCGAGAGCGCGTCGAAGCAGCAACCGCTTCTCGTGCTGGGCAAGATCACCGAGATTCTCGACGCCTTCTCGTTCGACCGTCCGTCGATGACGCTCGGTGAGATCCAACAGACCACCGGCCTGCCCACCTCGACGGTGCAGCGCCTCGTCACCAACCTTGTGCAGCAAGGATTTCTGGACCGGGGCGGCGATCGCATTCGCATCGGGGTGCGGATGGCCTACTGGGCGGCGACGGCGACCAAGGACCTCGACGTGCTGTCGGTCGTCAACCCTGTGCTCAAGGACATGCGGGATCTGACCACCGAGACCGCGTGTTTCTTTCGGCCGGAGCAGAACTACCGCGTGTGTGTCGCCATCGCCGAGACCCGCCATGCATTGCGCCGGGACATGTACGTCGGCAAGGTGATCCCGCTCAGCGCGGGATCGGCCAGCCGCGTCCTGCTGGCCTGGGACGACGAGCTGGCCGAGCGTGTCCTCTCCCGTGAACTCGAATCGATGACCGCGCAGACGGTGACCGAAGCCGAGACGATGCGAACCCTGTTGGCGCAGACCAGAGCCGACGGCTACGCGATCACCACCGGCGAGCGCGAGACCGGCGCGTCGGGACTGTCCGCACCGGTGTTCGATTCGGCCGCGGACACCGTCGGTGCCGTCACCATCAGCGGACCTACATTGCGGATGCCGCAGTCGCAGTGCGAGGACTGGGTGGATCTGCTGATCTCCCACGCCGAGCGGATCACGAGAACCCTCGGCGGCCGCTATCCCGCGTGA
- a CDS encoding crotonase/enoyl-CoA hydratase family protein, whose translation MPVRIERSGPVTTIVLSRPEARNAVDGPTAQELIQAFEEFDADESASVAVLWGEGGTFCSGADLKALGTPRSNHATEHGDGPMGPTRMRLSKPVIAAVSGYAVAGGLELALWCDLRIAEDDATFGVFCRRWGVPLIDGGTVRLPRIVGTGRAMDMILTGRAVDAEEALNIGLITRVVPVGRARSEAEALAAELALLPQTCMREDRLSLLEQDGLDEESALKNEFRHGAISINADALSGASRFASGAGRHGTASP comes from the coding sequence ATGCCGGTACGGATCGAGCGATCAGGCCCCGTCACCACCATCGTCCTGTCGCGCCCGGAGGCACGCAATGCCGTCGACGGCCCCACCGCCCAGGAGTTGATCCAGGCGTTCGAGGAGTTCGACGCCGACGAATCCGCCTCGGTGGCAGTCCTGTGGGGCGAGGGCGGCACCTTCTGCTCGGGAGCAGACCTCAAGGCCCTGGGCACACCGCGCTCGAATCACGCGACCGAACACGGGGACGGCCCGATGGGCCCGACGCGAATGCGGTTGTCCAAGCCCGTCATCGCGGCAGTGTCGGGATACGCCGTCGCGGGCGGACTGGAACTCGCTCTGTGGTGTGACCTACGCATCGCCGAGGACGACGCCACGTTCGGCGTGTTCTGCCGGCGCTGGGGCGTTCCGTTGATCGACGGCGGCACAGTGCGATTGCCGCGCATCGTCGGTACCGGCCGGGCGATGGACATGATCCTCACCGGTCGTGCCGTCGACGCCGAGGAGGCGTTGAACATCGGACTGATCACCAGGGTGGTCCCGGTGGGCCGAGCCCGGTCGGAAGCGGAGGCGTTGGCTGCCGAACTCGCGCTGTTGCCGCAGACCTGTATGCGTGAGGATCGACTGTCCCTGCTGGAACAGGACGGCCTCGACGAGGAGTCCGCCCTGAAGAACGAATTCCGGCATGGTGCCATCTCCATCAACGCCGACGCCCTCAGCGGCGCGAGCAGGTTCGCGTCGGGAGCGGGACGACACGGCACCGCGAGCCCGTGA
- a CDS encoding CaiB/BaiF CoA-transferase family protein, translated as MALPLSGVRVLELGNYIAAPTAARMLADFGAEVIKVERPGTGDELRNWRLYSGTTSMLYRTINRNKKSIVLDLRTEQGRKDVVDLAAKCDIVLENFRPGTLEKWGISPEVLSAANPELIITRISAFGQTGPMSQRPGFAAVAEAYGGFRNLVGDPDRPPVRVGVSIGDSIAGLYAAFGCVMALFQRQTQRAAQAPDLSLAQRSIDVALNESILSMMESLIPDYLAYGVERERTGGRMEGIAPSNAYPCNDGHSIIIAGNGDAIFQRYMETIDRPDLGADPDLVSNAGRWRRRDELDAAISAWTGLHSREQALKILDAAGVPSGPIYTAADIVADEQYAARNMIQHFPVDTGADEPTDVGFVGVVPVIGDASLPIRSVGPDLGEHTREVLSTLLGRTDEEMGL; from the coding sequence ATGGCACTGCCGCTCAGCGGAGTTCGAGTTCTCGAGCTCGGCAACTACATCGCCGCCCCCACTGCGGCGCGCATGCTCGCCGACTTCGGTGCCGAGGTCATCAAGGTCGAACGGCCGGGAACCGGCGACGAGCTTCGCAACTGGCGGCTGTACTCCGGCACCACGTCGATGCTCTATCGCACGATCAACCGCAACAAGAAGTCGATCGTGCTCGACCTGCGTACCGAACAGGGCCGCAAGGACGTCGTCGACCTCGCAGCGAAGTGCGACATCGTGCTCGAGAACTTCCGGCCCGGCACACTGGAGAAATGGGGTATCTCCCCGGAAGTGCTCAGCGCAGCCAACCCCGAATTGATCATCACGCGCATCTCGGCCTTCGGCCAGACGGGCCCCATGTCGCAGCGACCCGGATTCGCTGCCGTCGCAGAGGCATACGGCGGCTTCCGCAATCTCGTGGGTGATCCGGATCGGCCGCCCGTCCGGGTAGGAGTGTCGATCGGAGACTCCATCGCCGGGCTGTACGCGGCGTTCGGATGCGTCATGGCCCTGTTTCAACGGCAGACCCAGCGCGCGGCGCAGGCACCGGACTTGTCGCTGGCACAGCGTTCCATCGATGTGGCGCTGAACGAATCGATTCTGTCGATGATGGAATCACTGATTCCGGACTACCTCGCCTACGGTGTCGAACGCGAGCGCACCGGCGGCCGGATGGAAGGCATCGCACCCTCGAACGCCTACCCGTGCAACGACGGTCATTCGATCATCATCGCCGGCAACGGCGACGCGATCTTCCAGCGCTACATGGAGACCATCGATCGTCCCGATCTGGGAGCCGACCCGGACCTGGTGTCCAACGCCGGCCGGTGGCGTCGACGCGACGAGTTGGACGCAGCCATCTCGGCCTGGACCGGATTGCATTCTCGCGAGCAGGCTTTGAAGATTCTCGACGCCGCCGGGGTGCCGTCGGGTCCGATCTACACCGCGGCGGACATCGTCGCCGACGAACAGTACGCCGCCCGCAACATGATTCAGCACTTCCCGGTCGACACCGGAGCCGACGAGCCCACCGACGTCGGCTTCGTCGGCGTCGTCCCGGTGATCGGTGACGCGTCCCTGCCGATTCGTTCGGTCGGACCGGATCTCGGCGAACACACCAGGGAAGTACTGTCGACTCTGCTCGGCCGCACCGACGAAGAGATGGGCCTCTAG
- a CDS encoding SDR family oxidoreductase, protein MATTRNKILITGASSGLGEEMARRFAGMGRDLALCARRVERLDELRAELMHHNPNITVVVRALDVTDHDAVGEVFGKLRDELGGLDRVIVNAGLGKGAKIGTGRADANLQTARTNFIGALSQAEAALSIFREQKRGHLVFVSSISADRGLPGAKATYSASKAAVASLGESLATELSRTDIAVTTLLPGFIATDMSAKAGDSAALTATLDEGVSAMVDAIESETRRAALPGLKWRGIDAALRFLPNVLTDRMV, encoded by the coding sequence ATGGCGACCACTCGGAACAAGATTCTGATCACCGGAGCGAGCTCGGGGCTCGGTGAGGAAATGGCGCGACGGTTCGCAGGCATGGGCCGGGATCTGGCGCTCTGCGCCCGGCGGGTCGAGCGGTTGGACGAACTTCGCGCCGAGTTGATGCACCACAACCCGAACATCACTGTGGTGGTCCGAGCCCTCGACGTCACCGATCACGATGCGGTGGGTGAGGTGTTCGGAAAATTGCGCGACGAACTGGGCGGCCTCGATCGCGTGATCGTCAATGCCGGGCTCGGTAAGGGCGCGAAGATCGGTACCGGGCGAGCTGACGCCAACCTGCAGACCGCCCGAACGAACTTCATCGGGGCGCTCTCGCAGGCCGAGGCCGCGCTGTCGATCTTCCGTGAGCAGAAACGCGGGCACCTGGTGTTCGTCTCGTCCATCAGCGCCGACCGGGGACTACCGGGGGCCAAGGCGACCTACTCGGCCAGCAAAGCCGCGGTGGCCTCGCTGGGTGAATCGTTGGCCACGGAGCTGTCGCGAACCGACATCGCCGTCACCACCCTGCTGCCCGGCTTCATCGCCACCGACATGTCCGCCAAAGCGGGCGACAGTGCCGCTCTCACAGCCACTCTGGACGAGGGAGTATCGGCGATGGTCGACGCGATCGAGAGCGAAACCCGCCGCGCCGCGCTACCCGGACTCAAGTGGCGGGGCATCGACGCGGCGCTGCGGTTCCTGCCGAACGTGCTGACGGATCGGATGGTCTGA
- a CDS encoding carboxylesterase/lipase family protein — protein MAVTTRVTTSDGIIEGKPVGDLTTWRGIPYAAPPVGPLRFRAPQPTEPWSGVRDATEWGNASVQHKRGTMLAIGKYQPSSEDCLTLNVLAPSTPSASPRPVMVFIHGGAYTLGTSATPLYGGGSLVRRSLKDGDGIIYVSVNYRLGALGYLDMSQFSTPERPFDSNLGLRDQVAALEWVQRNIANFGGDPNNVTIFGESAGGNAVTTLMTVPTAKGLFAQAISESSAPGMTATKERADQWAREYVGYLGGTAENAAETLENAEVLRLGRAGTKLGLTTLHRTPGLLPFGPVIDGDFLPVSPVEAYANGTAHRVPLIIGTNAREGTLFPKFLDALPTNPERITKLFSLTDPDAEAVVTSGYRGYPSERAAIDFGGDFTFWKPSLEVAEGHSRHAPTYFYRFDFAPRSLKVLGFDATHGFELFAVFGINATLFGKALTLTGGRKVFAEVTEQVQSNWIAFATNGKPLESWPAYDEDSRRTLIFDTRTRVQKDPRSDRRKAWEGYRGYDSQKLEPVT, from the coding sequence ATGGCTGTGACGACGCGCGTGACCACCTCCGACGGCATCATCGAGGGGAAGCCGGTGGGCGACCTCACCACCTGGCGTGGCATTCCCTACGCCGCCCCGCCCGTCGGACCGCTTCGGTTCCGAGCGCCCCAACCCACCGAACCGTGGTCGGGCGTGCGCGACGCCACCGAGTGGGGTAACGCCTCCGTTCAGCACAAGCGGGGCACGATGCTCGCGATCGGCAAGTACCAACCGTCGAGCGAGGACTGCCTGACGCTCAACGTGCTGGCCCCGAGCACACCGAGCGCGAGTCCGCGTCCGGTCATGGTGTTCATTCACGGTGGTGCCTACACCCTCGGCACGTCGGCCACTCCCCTGTACGGCGGCGGTTCCCTGGTGCGCCGCTCGCTGAAGGACGGCGACGGCATCATCTACGTCTCGGTCAACTACCGACTCGGCGCTCTGGGCTACCTCGACATGTCCCAGTTCTCCACTCCCGAGCGGCCGTTCGACTCCAACCTGGGGTTGCGAGATCAGGTTGCGGCCCTGGAATGGGTGCAGCGCAACATCGCGAACTTCGGTGGCGATCCGAACAACGTCACCATCTTCGGCGAATCCGCCGGCGGCAATGCCGTCACTACTCTCATGACGGTTCCCACTGCGAAAGGTCTTTTCGCTCAGGCCATTTCCGAGAGCTCGGCCCCCGGCATGACCGCCACCAAGGAACGTGCCGATCAGTGGGCACGCGAGTACGTCGGCTACCTCGGCGGCACCGCCGAGAACGCTGCCGAGACCCTCGAGAACGCCGAGGTACTACGGCTCGGACGGGCGGGCACCAAGCTGGGACTCACCACGTTGCACCGCACTCCCGGCCTGCTTCCGTTCGGCCCGGTGATCGACGGGGACTTCCTCCCGGTCAGCCCGGTCGAGGCCTACGCGAACGGAACCGCGCACCGCGTCCCACTGATCATCGGCACCAATGCCCGTGAGGGAACGCTGTTTCCGAAGTTCCTCGACGCACTGCCCACCAACCCCGAGCGCATCACCAAGCTGTTCTCTCTCACCGATCCCGACGCCGAAGCGGTGGTCACTTCAGGCTACCGGGGCTACCCCAGTGAGCGGGCAGCCATCGACTTCGGTGGCGACTTCACCTTCTGGAAGCCGTCTCTCGAAGTGGCCGAAGGGCATTCGCGTCATGCGCCCACGTACTTCTACCGTTTCGACTTCGCTCCACGGTCGCTGAAGGTGCTCGGCTTCGACGCCACCCACGGCTTCGAGCTGTTCGCCGTGTTCGGCATCAACGCGACCCTCTTCGGCAAGGCGCTCACACTGACCGGCGGACGGAAGGTATTCGCCGAGGTCACCGAACAGGTGCAGTCCAACTGGATTGCGTTCGCCACCAACGGAAAACCGTTGGAGTCGTGGCCGGCGTACGACGAGGACTCGCGTCGAACATTGATCTTCGACACCCGCACCCGGGTACAGAAGGACCCGCGCAGCGACCGGCGCAAGGCGTGGGAAGGCTACCGAGGCTACGACAGCCAGAAGCTCGAACCCGTCACTTGA
- a CDS encoding molybdenum cofactor biosysynthesis protein: protein MPFEYRAEIVQLLRSPTHAYFGRSKDGPAEVATDLPTSVEIAAHKGIRGDRFFGVKAHTEAAVSFLAVEAWEAVGDVLGVEVPDPSVARRNVVVRGLELDPLRGLEFELDSGDGWIRFRGGRPAHPCAWMDRMVVDGARKALIGRGGLRVEPLSDGILRVGELMVRSPVELDASRAALSVRRAQPI from the coding sequence ATGCCTTTCGAGTACCGCGCCGAGATCGTGCAGCTGCTGCGCTCGCCCACCCACGCCTACTTCGGTAGATCCAAGGACGGCCCTGCCGAGGTGGCGACCGACCTGCCGACCAGCGTCGAGATCGCGGCACACAAAGGCATCCGTGGAGATCGGTTCTTCGGGGTGAAGGCGCACACGGAAGCGGCGGTGAGCTTTCTTGCCGTGGAGGCATGGGAGGCGGTAGGAGATGTGCTCGGCGTCGAAGTGCCCGATCCGTCGGTGGCCAGGCGCAACGTCGTCGTGCGCGGACTCGAACTCGACCCGCTGCGAGGTCTGGAATTCGAGCTCGACTCCGGCGACGGCTGGATTCGGTTCCGTGGTGGCCGACCGGCCCATCCGTGCGCGTGGATGGACCGCATGGTGGTCGACGGCGCACGTAAGGCCCTGATCGGTCGCGGCGGACTGCGGGTCGAACCACTGTCCGACGGAATCCTGCGGGTCGGGGAACTCATGGTCCGCTCGCCCGTCGAACTCGACGCCTCGCGGGCCGCGCTGTCGGTCAGGCGCGCTCAGCCGATCTGA
- a CDS encoding hydroxymethylglutaryl-CoA lyase, translating to MYRFAPAAELRDVTMRDGLQLTGKMLSTERKLEIIRALIELGVPSLEIGSMARGDKVPPMANTLEVIGELTAAELARCWVWVAIPRHVEKAAAAGARNFQYCFSASDSHNQANIGRTTEVSLAAMPDAVDITRSVGGEIELCIATSFTCPFEGQVQPDRVIEIANDERATGATDIVICDTLGQAVPVQVSSLISRVRAETPDRRVVFHGHDTWGLGVANTLAAISAGATMVDGSLGGLGGCPFAPGASGNTSSEDILFATRPDWFEPKTLATMVDLSEELLTELGEPMRSKTVQGARSEARAFEWVV from the coding sequence ATGTACCGATTCGCTCCCGCCGCCGAGCTTCGCGACGTCACGATGCGCGACGGCCTGCAGCTCACGGGCAAGATGCTCTCCACCGAACGAAAGCTCGAGATCATCAGGGCCCTCATCGAACTCGGCGTGCCTTCACTCGAAATCGGATCGATGGCGCGGGGCGACAAGGTGCCCCCGATGGCCAACACCCTCGAGGTGATCGGTGAGCTCACCGCCGCCGAACTCGCACGATGCTGGGTGTGGGTCGCCATTCCCCGTCACGTCGAGAAGGCCGCTGCCGCCGGGGCCCGCAATTTCCAGTACTGCTTCTCCGCGTCGGACTCGCACAATCAGGCCAACATCGGCCGTACCACCGAGGTGTCGCTGGCTGCGATGCCCGACGCCGTCGACATCACTCGATCGGTGGGAGGTGAAATCGAGCTGTGTATCGCGACCTCCTTCACCTGCCCATTCGAGGGGCAGGTGCAGCCGGACCGGGTCATCGAGATCGCCAACGACGAACGAGCAACCGGTGCAACGGATATCGTCATCTGCGACACCCTCGGGCAGGCGGTTCCGGTGCAGGTCTCGTCGCTGATCTCGCGGGTCCGCGCGGAAACCCCCGACCGCAGAGTGGTGTTCCACGGTCACGACACATGGGGCCTGGGCGTCGCGAACACTCTCGCCGCGATCTCTGCCGGAGCAACGATGGTCGACGGTTCGCTCGGCGGACTCGGCGGTTGCCCATTCGCTCCGGGGGCCAGCGGTAACACCTCGTCGGAGGACATCCTCTTCGCCACCCGGCCGGACTGGTTCGAGCCGAAAACGTTGGCGACCATGGTGGACCTGTCCGAGGAACTGCTCACCGAACTGGGCGAGCCCATGCGATCGAAAACCGTTCAGGGTGCACGGTCCGAGGCGCGTGCTTTCGAGTGGGTCGTATGA
- a CDS encoding D-glycerate dehydrogenase — protein sequence MSRILVTTEIPAPGMDILRAAGDVDLREVDHDQLVDACASGDYSVVVSQLRDRFDAALLASASLVGISNYAVGFDNINIGAATERGITVANTPGVLTDSTADIAMLLILSTARRAVEADAFVRSGSFTGWEPELLLGSDVSGRVLGLAGFGRIARATARRALGFGMTVKFCPRPPGDRTVSENELGEFDGRVEHASWDEIVTTSDFLSLHVPLSDSTHHLVDATVLGAMKPSAIVINTARGPVIDEAALVTALREGTVAAAGLDVYEREPSLEPGLADLPNTVLLPHVGSATVSVRSEMARLCATNAAAMFGGSMPPHPVNPDAWSHAG from the coding sequence ATGAGCCGCATCCTCGTCACCACCGAGATCCCGGCACCGGGCATGGACATCCTGCGCGCCGCGGGCGACGTCGACCTGCGGGAGGTCGATCACGATCAGTTGGTCGACGCCTGCGCCTCGGGGGACTACTCCGTTGTCGTTTCCCAGTTGCGTGATCGGTTCGACGCGGCGCTGCTGGCCTCGGCATCCCTGGTCGGGATATCGAACTACGCCGTCGGATTCGACAACATCAACATCGGAGCCGCAACCGAACGCGGCATCACCGTCGCCAATACGCCCGGGGTGCTGACGGATTCGACCGCCGACATCGCGATGCTGCTCATCCTGTCCACGGCCCGCCGAGCCGTCGAGGCCGATGCGTTCGTCCGCTCCGGCTCGTTCACCGGGTGGGAGCCCGAACTGCTTCTCGGCAGCGATGTCTCGGGCCGGGTGCTGGGGCTGGCCGGCTTCGGCCGCATTGCCCGCGCCACCGCGCGTCGGGCACTGGGCTTCGGTATGACGGTCAAGTTCTGTCCGCGCCCACCCGGCGACCGTACGGTCTCCGAGAACGAGCTCGGCGAGTTCGACGGTCGCGTCGAGCACGCATCCTGGGACGAGATCGTCACGACCAGCGACTTTCTGTCCCTGCATGTTCCGCTGTCGGACTCCACCCACCATCTGGTGGACGCCACCGTACTCGGGGCGATGAAACCGTCGGCGATCGTGATCAACACCGCGCGAGGACCGGTGATCGACGAGGCCGCTCTGGTGACCGCGCTTCGCGAGGGGACCGTTGCCGCAGCAGGATTGGACGTCTACGAGCGCGAGCCATCTCTCGAGCCCGGCCTGGCGGATCTGCCCAACACGGTGCTACTCCCACATGTGGGGAGCGCGACGGTGTCGGTGCGTTCGGAGATGGCGCGGCTGTGCGCTACCAACGCAGCGGCGATGTTCGGCGGTTCGATGCCTCCGCATCCGGTGAATCCCGACGCCTGGTCTCACGCGGGATAG
- a CDS encoding TMEM175 family protein yields MEYERGFERLVNFSDAVVAIAATLLILPLVELAEPDDSAQFVDILRDHGVELFAFVLSFLIIFSQWLSHHRVFRNLVGYTRGLMWVNFVWLLAIVFLPFPTKLIAEKSGYDASAAPLYVATIAVSVIAMFVADVIVSRHPNIVADDAPSHGSVRNGAITSVLILVALGLAFTPLGLWSLLVLLLTAPINRLLGRV; encoded by the coding sequence ATGGAATACGAGCGGGGTTTCGAGAGACTGGTCAACTTCAGCGACGCCGTGGTCGCCATTGCCGCAACACTGCTCATTCTTCCCTTGGTGGAGCTGGCCGAACCGGACGACAGTGCACAATTCGTCGATATTCTGCGTGATCACGGCGTCGAGCTGTTCGCATTCGTGCTCAGCTTTCTGATCATCTTCTCGCAGTGGCTGAGCCATCATCGCGTGTTCCGCAACCTGGTCGGCTACACCCGCGGTCTGATGTGGGTGAACTTCGTCTGGTTGCTCGCGATCGTGTTCCTGCCGTTCCCCACCAAGTTGATCGCCGAGAAGAGCGGGTACGACGCGAGCGCGGCGCCGCTGTATGTCGCGACCATCGCAGTGTCGGTCATCGCGATGTTCGTTGCCGATGTCATCGTCTCCCGGCATCCGAACATCGTCGCCGACGACGCACCGAGCCACGGCAGCGTGCGCAACGGCGCGATCACCTCGGTTCTCATCCTGGTCGCCCTCGGACTGGCGTTCACGCCGTTGGGCCTGTGGTCGCTGCTCGTTCTGTTGCTGACAGCACCGATCAACCGCCTCCTCGGCCGTGTGTGA
- a CDS encoding DUF2630 family protein, which yields MNEHDIHTKIQQLIATEHKLRTEAQSGDIDPDTEKAQLASLEHALDQCWDLLRQRRARIDAGKNPDTATANSVDRVEGYLQ from the coding sequence ATGAACGAGCACGATATCCACACCAAGATCCAGCAGCTCATCGCCACCGAGCACAAGCTTCGCACCGAGGCCCAGTCGGGCGACATCGACCCGGACACAGAAAAGGCCCAACTGGCATCGCTCGAGCACGCCCTCGACCAGTGCTGGGACCTGCTCCGCCAGCGTCGGGCTCGCATCGACGCAGGCAAGAACCCCGACACCGCAACCGCCAACAGCGTCGACCGGGTCGAGGGGTACTTGCAGTAG
- a CDS encoding NAD(P)/FAD-dependent oxidoreductase gives MASESSEFDVIVIGGGPVGENAAQYAIAGSDRTAVIVEQELLGGECSYWACMPSKALLRPSEVLDTARNMPGVKELVGDQPLDADAVLARRESFTHGLDDSSQMTWAESAGISVIRGHGRLTGEKTVEVDGRTLTARHAVVLATGTTASVPNTPGLRDARPWISRDATNIHETPGHIAIIGGGVVATEAATWLLSLGAKVTMIVRGSSLLAGSEPFAGELVAEALKKRGTTIMLDASLESVSRENPADTGIGRIHGGPVGLVVDGTEITVDEILVAAGRTPASADLGLSTLGLEEGRYIDVDDHLNVPGHEWLYAVGDVNGRAPLTHMGKYQGRVAGDVIATRAEGKPLDSKRFRATADHRQVPQVVFTPLEVASVGLTEATARAAGIDVEIVAQDIAVAGSSLQQDDYSGRAQLVIDRAADTIVGATFVGPGVAELVHAATVAVVGKVSLDDLWHAVPSYPTVSEIWLRLLESRR, from the coding sequence ATGGCCTCAGAAAGCTCGGAATTCGATGTCATCGTCATCGGCGGTGGACCGGTCGGCGAGAATGCCGCGCAGTACGCGATTGCAGGCAGCGACCGCACCGCCGTGATCGTCGAGCAAGAACTGCTCGGCGGCGAATGCTCGTACTGGGCGTGCATGCCGAGCAAGGCGCTGCTGCGCCCCAGCGAGGTTCTCGACACCGCACGAAACATGCCGGGGGTCAAGGAACTGGTCGGCGATCAGCCCCTCGATGCCGACGCCGTCCTGGCCCGACGAGAGTCCTTCACCCACGGCCTCGACGATTCCTCCCAGATGACGTGGGCAGAGTCGGCAGGGATCTCCGTCATCCGCGGTCACGGACGCCTCACCGGGGAGAAAACCGTCGAGGTCGACGGCCGTACGCTGACCGCGCGGCACGCAGTCGTTCTCGCCACCGGAACCACTGCATCGGTACCGAACACACCCGGCCTGCGCGACGCCCGGCCGTGGATCTCCCGCGATGCCACCAACATTCACGAGACCCCGGGTCATATCGCGATCATCGGCGGTGGCGTCGTCGCGACGGAAGCGGCCACCTGGTTGCTCTCGCTCGGGGCGAAGGTGACGATGATCGTGCGCGGCTCGTCGCTGCTGGCCGGCTCCGAGCCGTTCGCAGGCGAACTCGTCGCCGAGGCTCTGAAGAAGCGCGGCACCACGATCATGCTCGACGCCTCCCTCGAGTCCGTGTCCCGAGAGAACCCGGCCGACACCGGCATCGGCCGGATCCACGGTGGCCCGGTCGGTCTCGTCGTCGACGGCACCGAGATCACGGTCGACGAAATTCTCGTCGCCGCGGGCCGCACTCCGGCGAGTGCGGACCTCGGGTTGTCCACTCTCGGACTCGAGGAGGGGCGCTACATCGACGTCGACGATCATCTGAACGTTCCCGGCCACGAGTGGCTCTACGCGGTGGGCGACGTCAACGGACGAGCGCCGCTGACGCACATGGGCAAATACCAGGGCCGGGTGGCCGGCGACGTCATCGCCACCAGGGCCGAGGGAAAGCCGTTGGACAGCAAGAGATTCCGTGCAACTGCGGATCACCGTCAGGTTCCCCAAGTGGTGTTCACTCCGCTCGAGGTGGCCTCCGTCGGGCTGACCGAGGCCACGGCCAGGGCGGCGGGCATCGACGTCGAGATCGTCGCGCAGGACATCGCCGTCGCGGGTTCGTCTCTGCAGCAGGACGATTACTCGGGGCGCGCACAGCTGGTGATCGACCGCGCCGCCGACACGATAGTCGGCGCGACCTTCGTCGGTCCGGGTGTCGCAGAACTGGTCCACGCGGCCACTGTGGCTGTGGTCGGCAAGGTTTCGCTCGACGACCTGTGGCATGCGGTGCCGTCGTACCCGACGGTCAGCGAAATCTGGCTTCGGCTGCTCGAATCTCGTCGCTGA